One region of Desmodus rotundus isolate HL8 chromosome 11, HLdesRot8A.1, whole genome shotgun sequence genomic DNA includes:
- the DDR1 gene encoding epithelial discoidin domain-containing receptor 1 isoform X3, with product MGPGALPSLLLLLCLVATGDADMKGHFDPAKCRYALGMQDRTIPDGDISASSSWSDSTAARHSRLESSDGDGAWCPAGPVFPKEEEYLQVDLRRLHLVALVGTQGRHAGGLGKEFSPSYRLRYSRDGHRWMDWRDRWGQEVILGNEDPGGVVLKDLGPPMVARLVRFYPRADRVMSVCLRVELYGCLWKDGLLSYTAPVGQTMYLIEAVHLNDSTYDGHTTHTVGGLQYGGLGQLADGVVGLDDFRKSQELRVWPGYDYVGWSNHSFPSGYMEMEFEFDRLRAFQAMQVHCNNMHTLGARLPAGVECHFKRGPAMAWEGDPVRHALGGSLGDPRARAVSVPLGGRVARFLQCRFLFAGPWLLFSEISFVSDVVNDSSLALGGTFPPAPWWPPGPHPTNLSSLELEPRGQQPVAKAEGSPTAILIGCLVAIILLLLLIIALMLWRLHWRRLLSKVLESHPLTRSPGLVGIHPTLPPVSPTALVHLCEVENPQDLVSLDFPLNVRKGHPFLVAVKILRPDATKNARNDFLKEVKIMSRLKDPNIIRLLGVCVQDDPLCMITDYMENGDLNQFLSAHQLEDKAAEGALRDGEAVQGPTISYPMLLHVAAQIASGMRYLATLNFVHRDLATRNCLVGDNFTIKIADFGMSRNLYAGDYYRVQGRAVLPIRWMAWECILMGKFTTASDVWAFGVTLWEVLMLCRTQPFGQLTDEQVIENAGEFFRDQGRQVYLSRPPACPRGLYELMLRCWSREPEQRPPFSQMHRFLAEDALNTV from the exons ATGGGGCCAGGGGCTCTCCCATCTCTACTCCTGCTGCTATGCTTGGTGGCAACTGGAGATGCTGACATGAAGGGACATTTTGACCCTG CCAAGTGCCGCTATGCCCTGGGCATGCAGGACCGGACCATTCCAGATGGAGACAtctctgcctccagctcctggTCAGACTCCACAGCCGCTCGCCACAGCAG gctggAGAGCAGTGATGGGGATGGCGCGTGGTGCCCCGCAGGGCCAGTCTTTCCGAAGGAGGAGGAGTACCTGCAGGTGGATCTGCGGCGACTGCACCTGGTGGCCCTGGTGGGCACGCAGGGGCGGCATGCCGGGGGCCTGGGCAAGGAGTTCTCCCCCAGCTACCGGCTGCGTTACTCCCGGGACGGCCATCGCTGGATGGACTGGAGGGACCGCTGGGGTCAGGAG GTGATCTTAGGTAATGAGGACCCTGGGGGAGTGGTGCTGAAGGACCTGGGGCCCCCCATGGTGGCCCGGCTGGTCCGCTTCTACCCCCGGGCGGACCGGGTCATGAGTGTTTGTCTGCGGGTGGAGCTCTACGGCTGCCTCTGGAAGG aTGGACTTCTGTCTTACACCGCCCCCGTGGGGCAGACGATGTACCTGATCGAGGCCGTGCACCTCAACGATTCCACCTACGACggacacaccacacacacagtcGGCGG GCTGCAGTACGGAGGTCTCGGCCAGCTGGCAGATGGCGTGGTGGGCCTGGATGACTTTCGGAAGAGCCAGGAGCTGCGGGTCTGGCCGGGCTATGACTATGTGGGGTGGAGCAACCACAGCTTCCCCAGCGGGTACATGGAGATGGAGTTCGAGTTTGACAGGCTGAGGGCCTTCCAGGCCATGCAG GTCCACTGTAACAACATGCACACCTTGGGAGCCCGCCTGCCTGCGGGGGTGGAGTGTCACTTCAAGCGGGGCCCGGCCATGGCCTGGGAGGGGGACCCCGTGCGCCACGCCCTGGGGGGCAGCCTGGGGGACCCCAGGGCCCGGGCTGTGTCGGTGCCCCTGGGCGGCCGTGTGGCCCGCTTCCTGCAGTGCCGCTTCCTCTTTGCTGGGCCTTGGCTGCTCTTCAGTGAGATCTCCTTCGTCTCTG atGTTGTGAATGACTCCTCTCTGGCTCTGGGGGGCACCTTCCCACCAGCCCCCTGGTGGccacctggcccacatcccaccAACCTCAGCAGCTTGG agctggagcccaggggTCAGCAGCCCGTGGCCAAGGCGGAGGGGAGCCCCACCGCCATCCTGATCGGCTGCCTGGTGGCCAtcattctgctgctgctgctcatcATCGCCCTCATGCTGTGGCGGCTGCACTGGCGCAGGCTGCTCAGCAAGGT CCTCGAGAGCCACCCCCTTACCAGGAGCCCCGGCCTCGTGGGAATccaccccactctgcccccagTGTCCCCAACGGCTCTG GTGCACCTTTGTGAGGTAGAGAACCCTCAAGACCTTGTCAGTCTTGATTTCCCCCTTAATGTGCGCAAGGGGCATCCCTTTCTGGTAGCTGTCAAGATCCTACGGCCAGATGCCACCAAGAACGCCAG GAACGATTTTCTGAAGGAGGTGAAGATCATGTCGAGGCTAAAGGACCCAAACATCATCCGGCTGCTGGGCGTCTGTGTGCAGGATGACCCTCTCTGCATGATCACTGATTATATGGAGAACGGCGACCTTAACCAGTTCCTCAGCGCCCACCAGCTGGAGGACAAGGCGgctgagggggccctcagggatgGGGAGGCCGTCCAGGGACCCACCATCAG CTACCCAATGCTGTTGCACGTGGCAGCCCAGATTGCCTCAGGCATGCGCTATCTGGCCACACTCAACTTCGTGCATCGGGACTTGGCCACAAGGAACTGCCTGGTCGGGGACAATTTCACCATCAAAATCGCCGACTTCGGCATGAGCCGGAACCTCTACGCTGGGGACTATTACCGTGTGCAGGGCCGAGCGGTGCTGCCCATCCGCTGGATGGCCTGGGAGTGCATCCTCATG GGGAAGTTCACAACAGCAAGTGATGTGTGGGCCTTTGGGGTGACCCTGTGGGAGGTGCTGATGCTCTGCCGGACCCAGCCCTTCGGGCAGCTGACAGATGAACAAGTCATTGAGAATGCAGGGGAGTTCTTCCGAGACCAGGGCCGGCAG GTGTACCTGTCCCGGCCGCCTGCCTGCCCGCGGGGCCTGTACGAGCTGATGCTTCGGTGCTGGAGCCGGGAGCCTGAGCAGCGCCCACCATTTTCCCAAATGCATCGGTTCTTGGCAGAAGATGCTCTCAACACAGTGTGA
- the DDR1 gene encoding epithelial discoidin domain-containing receptor 1 isoform X1, whose product MGPGALPSLLLLLCLVATGDADMKGHFDPAKCRYALGMQDRTIPDGDISASSSWSDSTAARHSRLESSDGDGAWCPAGPVFPKEEEYLQVDLRRLHLVALVGTQGRHAGGLGKEFSPSYRLRYSRDGHRWMDWRDRWGQEVILGNEDPGGVVLKDLGPPMVARLVRFYPRADRVMSVCLRVELYGCLWKDGLLSYTAPVGQTMYLIEAVHLNDSTYDGHTTHTVGGLQYGGLGQLADGVVGLDDFRKSQELRVWPGYDYVGWSNHSFPSGYMEMEFEFDRLRAFQAMQVHCNNMHTLGARLPAGVECHFKRGPAMAWEGDPVRHALGGSLGDPRARAVSVPLGGRVARFLQCRFLFAGPWLLFSEISFVSDVVNDSSLALGGTFPPAPWWPPGPHPTNLSSLELEPRGQQPVAKAEGSPTAILIGCLVAIILLLLLIIALMLWRLHWRRLLSKAERQVLEEELTVHLSVPGDTILINNRPGPREPPPYQEPRPRGNPPHSAPSVPNGSAYSGDYMEPEKPGAPLLPPPPQNSVPHYAEADIVTLQGVTGGNTYAVPALPPGVAGDGPPRVDFPRSRLRFKEKLGEGQFGEVHLCEVENPQDLVSLDFPLNVRKGHPFLVAVKILRPDATKNARNDFLKEVKIMSRLKDPNIIRLLGVCVQDDPLCMITDYMENGDLNQFLSAHQLEDKAAEGALRDGEAVQGPTISYPMLLHVAAQIASGMRYLATLNFVHRDLATRNCLVGDNFTIKIADFGMSRNLYAGDYYRVQGRAVLPIRWMAWECILMGKFTTASDVWAFGVTLWEVLMLCRTQPFGQLTDEQVIENAGEFFRDQGRQVYLSRPPACPRGLYELMLRCWSREPEQRPPFSQMHRFLAEDALNTV is encoded by the exons ATGGGGCCAGGGGCTCTCCCATCTCTACTCCTGCTGCTATGCTTGGTGGCAACTGGAGATGCTGACATGAAGGGACATTTTGACCCTG CCAAGTGCCGCTATGCCCTGGGCATGCAGGACCGGACCATTCCAGATGGAGACAtctctgcctccagctcctggTCAGACTCCACAGCCGCTCGCCACAGCAG gctggAGAGCAGTGATGGGGATGGCGCGTGGTGCCCCGCAGGGCCAGTCTTTCCGAAGGAGGAGGAGTACCTGCAGGTGGATCTGCGGCGACTGCACCTGGTGGCCCTGGTGGGCACGCAGGGGCGGCATGCCGGGGGCCTGGGCAAGGAGTTCTCCCCCAGCTACCGGCTGCGTTACTCCCGGGACGGCCATCGCTGGATGGACTGGAGGGACCGCTGGGGTCAGGAG GTGATCTTAGGTAATGAGGACCCTGGGGGAGTGGTGCTGAAGGACCTGGGGCCCCCCATGGTGGCCCGGCTGGTCCGCTTCTACCCCCGGGCGGACCGGGTCATGAGTGTTTGTCTGCGGGTGGAGCTCTACGGCTGCCTCTGGAAGG aTGGACTTCTGTCTTACACCGCCCCCGTGGGGCAGACGATGTACCTGATCGAGGCCGTGCACCTCAACGATTCCACCTACGACggacacaccacacacacagtcGGCGG GCTGCAGTACGGAGGTCTCGGCCAGCTGGCAGATGGCGTGGTGGGCCTGGATGACTTTCGGAAGAGCCAGGAGCTGCGGGTCTGGCCGGGCTATGACTATGTGGGGTGGAGCAACCACAGCTTCCCCAGCGGGTACATGGAGATGGAGTTCGAGTTTGACAGGCTGAGGGCCTTCCAGGCCATGCAG GTCCACTGTAACAACATGCACACCTTGGGAGCCCGCCTGCCTGCGGGGGTGGAGTGTCACTTCAAGCGGGGCCCGGCCATGGCCTGGGAGGGGGACCCCGTGCGCCACGCCCTGGGGGGCAGCCTGGGGGACCCCAGGGCCCGGGCTGTGTCGGTGCCCCTGGGCGGCCGTGTGGCCCGCTTCCTGCAGTGCCGCTTCCTCTTTGCTGGGCCTTGGCTGCTCTTCAGTGAGATCTCCTTCGTCTCTG atGTTGTGAATGACTCCTCTCTGGCTCTGGGGGGCACCTTCCCACCAGCCCCCTGGTGGccacctggcccacatcccaccAACCTCAGCAGCTTGG agctggagcccaggggTCAGCAGCCCGTGGCCAAGGCGGAGGGGAGCCCCACCGCCATCCTGATCGGCTGCCTGGTGGCCAtcattctgctgctgctgctcatcATCGCCCTCATGCTGTGGCGGCTGCACTGGCGCAGGCTGCTCAGCAAG GCCGAGCGCCAGGTCTTAGAAGAGGAGCTGACAGTTCATCTCTCTGTCCCTGGGGACACCATCCTCATCAACAACCGCCCCGGCCCTCGAGAGCCACCCCCTTACCAGGAGCCCCGGCCTCGTGGGAATccaccccactctgcccccagTGTCCCCAACGGCTCTG CCTACAGTGGAGACTACATGGAGCCTGAGAAGCCAGGAGCCCCGCTTCTGCCCCCGCCTCCCCAGAACAGCGTCCCCCATTACGCCGAGGCTGACATTGTCACGCTGCAGGGTGTCACTGGGGGCAACACCTATGCAGTGCCTGCACTGCCCCCAGGGGTGGCAGGGGATGGGCCCCCCAGAGTGGATTTCCCTCGGTCGCGGCTTCGCTTCAAGGAGAAGCTTGGTGAGGGCCAGTTTGGGGAG GTGCACCTTTGTGAGGTAGAGAACCCTCAAGACCTTGTCAGTCTTGATTTCCCCCTTAATGTGCGCAAGGGGCATCCCTTTCTGGTAGCTGTCAAGATCCTACGGCCAGATGCCACCAAGAACGCCAG GAACGATTTTCTGAAGGAGGTGAAGATCATGTCGAGGCTAAAGGACCCAAACATCATCCGGCTGCTGGGCGTCTGTGTGCAGGATGACCCTCTCTGCATGATCACTGATTATATGGAGAACGGCGACCTTAACCAGTTCCTCAGCGCCCACCAGCTGGAGGACAAGGCGgctgagggggccctcagggatgGGGAGGCCGTCCAGGGACCCACCATCAG CTACCCAATGCTGTTGCACGTGGCAGCCCAGATTGCCTCAGGCATGCGCTATCTGGCCACACTCAACTTCGTGCATCGGGACTTGGCCACAAGGAACTGCCTGGTCGGGGACAATTTCACCATCAAAATCGCCGACTTCGGCATGAGCCGGAACCTCTACGCTGGGGACTATTACCGTGTGCAGGGCCGAGCGGTGCTGCCCATCCGCTGGATGGCCTGGGAGTGCATCCTCATG GGGAAGTTCACAACAGCAAGTGATGTGTGGGCCTTTGGGGTGACCCTGTGGGAGGTGCTGATGCTCTGCCGGACCCAGCCCTTCGGGCAGCTGACAGATGAACAAGTCATTGAGAATGCAGGGGAGTTCTTCCGAGACCAGGGCCGGCAG GTGTACCTGTCCCGGCCGCCTGCCTGCCCGCGGGGCCTGTACGAGCTGATGCTTCGGTGCTGGAGCCGGGAGCCTGAGCAGCGCCCACCATTTTCCCAAATGCATCGGTTCTTGGCAGAAGATGCTCTCAACACAGTGTGA
- the DDR1 gene encoding epithelial discoidin domain-containing receptor 1 isoform X2 has protein sequence MGPGALPSLLLLLCLVATGDADMKGHFDPAKCRYALGMQDRTIPDGDISASSSWSDSTAARHSRLESSDGDGAWCPAGPVFPKEEEYLQVDLRRLHLVALVGTQGRHAGGLGKEFSPSYRLRYSRDGHRWMDWRDRWGQEVILGNEDPGGVVLKDLGPPMVARLVRFYPRADRVMSVCLRVELYGCLWKDGLLSYTAPVGQTMYLIEAVHLNDSTYDGHTTHTVGGLQYGGLGQLADGVVGLDDFRKSQELRVWPGYDYVGWSNHSFPSGYMEMEFEFDRLRAFQAMQVHCNNMHTLGARLPAGVECHFKRGPAMAWEGDPVRHALGGSLGDPRARAVSVPLGGRVARFLQCRFLFAGPWLLFSEISFVSDVVNDSSLALGGTFPPAPWWPPGPHPTNLSSLELEPRGQQPVAKAEGSPTAILIGCLVAIILLLLLIIALMLWRLHWRRLLSKAERQVLEEELTVHLSVPGDTILINNRPGPREPPPYQEPRPRGNPPHSAPSVPNGSALLLSNPAYRLLLATYARPPRGPGPPTPAWAKPTNTQAYSGDYMEPEKPGAPLLPPPPQNSVPHYAEADIVTLQGVTGGNTYAVPALPPGVAGDGPPRVDFPRSRLRFKEKLGEGQFGEVHLCEVENPQDLVSLDFPLNVRKGHPFLVAVKILRPDATKNARNDFLKEVKIMSRLKDPNIIRLLGVCVQDDPLCMITDYMENGDLNQFLSAHQLEDKAAEGALRDGEAVQGPTISYPMLLHVAAQIASGMRYLATLNFVHRDLATRNCLVGDNFTIKIADFGMSRNLYAGDYYRVQGRAVLPIRWMAWECILMGKFTTASDVWAFGVTLWEVLMLCRTQPFGQLTDEQVIENAGEFFRDQGRQVYLSRPPACPRGLYELMLRCWSREPEQRPPFSQMHRFLAEDALNTV, from the exons ATGGGGCCAGGGGCTCTCCCATCTCTACTCCTGCTGCTATGCTTGGTGGCAACTGGAGATGCTGACATGAAGGGACATTTTGACCCTG CCAAGTGCCGCTATGCCCTGGGCATGCAGGACCGGACCATTCCAGATGGAGACAtctctgcctccagctcctggTCAGACTCCACAGCCGCTCGCCACAGCAG gctggAGAGCAGTGATGGGGATGGCGCGTGGTGCCCCGCAGGGCCAGTCTTTCCGAAGGAGGAGGAGTACCTGCAGGTGGATCTGCGGCGACTGCACCTGGTGGCCCTGGTGGGCACGCAGGGGCGGCATGCCGGGGGCCTGGGCAAGGAGTTCTCCCCCAGCTACCGGCTGCGTTACTCCCGGGACGGCCATCGCTGGATGGACTGGAGGGACCGCTGGGGTCAGGAG GTGATCTTAGGTAATGAGGACCCTGGGGGAGTGGTGCTGAAGGACCTGGGGCCCCCCATGGTGGCCCGGCTGGTCCGCTTCTACCCCCGGGCGGACCGGGTCATGAGTGTTTGTCTGCGGGTGGAGCTCTACGGCTGCCTCTGGAAGG aTGGACTTCTGTCTTACACCGCCCCCGTGGGGCAGACGATGTACCTGATCGAGGCCGTGCACCTCAACGATTCCACCTACGACggacacaccacacacacagtcGGCGG GCTGCAGTACGGAGGTCTCGGCCAGCTGGCAGATGGCGTGGTGGGCCTGGATGACTTTCGGAAGAGCCAGGAGCTGCGGGTCTGGCCGGGCTATGACTATGTGGGGTGGAGCAACCACAGCTTCCCCAGCGGGTACATGGAGATGGAGTTCGAGTTTGACAGGCTGAGGGCCTTCCAGGCCATGCAG GTCCACTGTAACAACATGCACACCTTGGGAGCCCGCCTGCCTGCGGGGGTGGAGTGTCACTTCAAGCGGGGCCCGGCCATGGCCTGGGAGGGGGACCCCGTGCGCCACGCCCTGGGGGGCAGCCTGGGGGACCCCAGGGCCCGGGCTGTGTCGGTGCCCCTGGGCGGCCGTGTGGCCCGCTTCCTGCAGTGCCGCTTCCTCTTTGCTGGGCCTTGGCTGCTCTTCAGTGAGATCTCCTTCGTCTCTG atGTTGTGAATGACTCCTCTCTGGCTCTGGGGGGCACCTTCCCACCAGCCCCCTGGTGGccacctggcccacatcccaccAACCTCAGCAGCTTGG agctggagcccaggggTCAGCAGCCCGTGGCCAAGGCGGAGGGGAGCCCCACCGCCATCCTGATCGGCTGCCTGGTGGCCAtcattctgctgctgctgctcatcATCGCCCTCATGCTGTGGCGGCTGCACTGGCGCAGGCTGCTCAGCAAG GCCGAGCGCCAGGTCTTAGAAGAGGAGCTGACAGTTCATCTCTCTGTCCCTGGGGACACCATCCTCATCAACAACCGCCCCGGCCCTCGAGAGCCACCCCCTTACCAGGAGCCCCGGCCTCGTGGGAATccaccccactctgcccccagTGTCCCCAACGGCTCTG CGTTGCTGCTCTCCAATCCGGCCTACCGCCTCCTTCTGGCCACTTACGCCCGTCCCCCTCGAGGCCCAGGTCCCCCCACGCCCGCCTGGGCCAAACCCACCAACACCCAGG CCTACAGTGGAGACTACATGGAGCCTGAGAAGCCAGGAGCCCCGCTTCTGCCCCCGCCTCCCCAGAACAGCGTCCCCCATTACGCCGAGGCTGACATTGTCACGCTGCAGGGTGTCACTGGGGGCAACACCTATGCAGTGCCTGCACTGCCCCCAGGGGTGGCAGGGGATGGGCCCCCCAGAGTGGATTTCCCTCGGTCGCGGCTTCGCTTCAAGGAGAAGCTTGGTGAGGGCCAGTTTGGGGAG GTGCACCTTTGTGAGGTAGAGAACCCTCAAGACCTTGTCAGTCTTGATTTCCCCCTTAATGTGCGCAAGGGGCATCCCTTTCTGGTAGCTGTCAAGATCCTACGGCCAGATGCCACCAAGAACGCCAG GAACGATTTTCTGAAGGAGGTGAAGATCATGTCGAGGCTAAAGGACCCAAACATCATCCGGCTGCTGGGCGTCTGTGTGCAGGATGACCCTCTCTGCATGATCACTGATTATATGGAGAACGGCGACCTTAACCAGTTCCTCAGCGCCCACCAGCTGGAGGACAAGGCGgctgagggggccctcagggatgGGGAGGCCGTCCAGGGACCCACCATCAG CTACCCAATGCTGTTGCACGTGGCAGCCCAGATTGCCTCAGGCATGCGCTATCTGGCCACACTCAACTTCGTGCATCGGGACTTGGCCACAAGGAACTGCCTGGTCGGGGACAATTTCACCATCAAAATCGCCGACTTCGGCATGAGCCGGAACCTCTACGCTGGGGACTATTACCGTGTGCAGGGCCGAGCGGTGCTGCCCATCCGCTGGATGGCCTGGGAGTGCATCCTCATG GGGAAGTTCACAACAGCAAGTGATGTGTGGGCCTTTGGGGTGACCCTGTGGGAGGTGCTGATGCTCTGCCGGACCCAGCCCTTCGGGCAGCTGACAGATGAACAAGTCATTGAGAATGCAGGGGAGTTCTTCCGAGACCAGGGCCGGCAG GTGTACCTGTCCCGGCCGCCTGCCTGCCCGCGGGGCCTGTACGAGCTGATGCTTCGGTGCTGGAGCCGGGAGCCTGAGCAGCGCCCACCATTTTCCCAAATGCATCGGTTCTTGGCAGAAGATGCTCTCAACACAGTGTGA